The following coding sequences lie in one Leptospira saintgironsiae genomic window:
- the gspE gene encoding type II secretion system ATPase GspE produces the protein MKTLGDILVEDGVISAKDLEDSLKLQKKNHLPLGHILQKKGIAGEVDVLKAMARLYKMEFREKLDFKGMEEVYDRIPLKLIQKSKIVPFELNKKNVKIAVSDPTDLHPMDDVRSALKEFKIEFILAPEPEVMRLIHSQFDTTSAAAKDMLNEMEGSFSELAEGFDNETIDLSDDAPIIKMVNVILSQAVNERASDIHVEPYEKSLVVRYRIDGILHNVLTPPKSYHAGITSRIKIMSNLNIAENRLPQDGRIKLRLAGKDVDIRVSTIPCQFGERIVMRLLNKTDQKYSLETMGFYPDLVKTLRTLIYEPHGIILVTGPTGSGKSTTLYSALTELNTEERNIITCEDPVEYQIDGVSQMQMQEKIGLTFATGLRAILRQDPDVIMVGEIRDEETARIAIQASLTGHLVFSTLHTNDAASAATRLVDMGIEPYLITSTVLGFMAQRLVRTICKECKTSYKPTPQELESIGIAKKDLKGGVLYKGKGCSHCMNTGFKGRTGVYELLIIDSKIKNAILAGSDTNKINDVALESGFATMRDYGIRKVLDGITTPDEVLRVT, from the coding sequence TTGAAAACTCTAGGTGATATTCTTGTAGAAGACGGGGTCATATCCGCCAAGGATCTTGAAGACTCTCTCAAACTACAAAAAAAGAATCATTTACCCCTAGGACATATTCTTCAGAAAAAAGGGATCGCCGGAGAAGTAGACGTTCTCAAGGCGATGGCCCGTTTATACAAAATGGAATTCAGGGAAAAACTGGATTTCAAGGGAATGGAAGAAGTTTACGACCGTATCCCTCTAAAACTCATCCAAAAAAGTAAAATAGTTCCATTCGAACTAAATAAGAAAAACGTTAAAATTGCGGTGTCTGATCCTACGGATCTTCACCCAATGGATGATGTTCGCTCCGCATTAAAAGAATTTAAAATAGAATTCATACTCGCTCCTGAACCGGAAGTGATGAGACTTATTCACTCCCAATTCGATACTACCTCCGCTGCCGCGAAGGATATGTTGAATGAAATGGAAGGTAGTTTCTCGGAACTCGCAGAAGGTTTCGACAACGAGACAATAGACCTTTCTGATGATGCTCCCATCATCAAGATGGTGAACGTGATCCTTTCTCAGGCAGTAAACGAAAGAGCTTCGGATATTCACGTAGAACCTTACGAAAAAAGTCTAGTGGTTCGATACAGGATAGATGGTATTCTTCATAACGTATTAACTCCTCCAAAATCTTATCACGCTGGTATCACCTCTCGTATTAAGATCATGTCCAACCTGAACATTGCAGAGAACAGATTACCTCAAGACGGTAGGATCAAACTTAGACTTGCGGGAAAGGATGTGGACATCCGGGTTTCTACAATTCCTTGTCAGTTCGGAGAACGTATCGTTATGCGTCTCTTGAATAAAACCGACCAGAAATATTCCCTCGAGACAATGGGATTTTATCCGGATCTTGTCAAAACACTTCGTACTCTTATCTACGAACCACACGGTATTATCTTAGTAACTGGCCCTACAGGATCCGGTAAATCCACCACGTTATATTCTGCTCTTACAGAGTTGAATACTGAAGAAAGAAATATCATCACCTGCGAAGACCCAGTGGAATATCAGATTGATGGTGTTTCTCAAATGCAGATGCAGGAGAAGATTGGACTCACATTTGCAACAGGACTCAGAGCAATTCTACGTCAGGACCCTGACGTGATCATGGTGGGGGAGATCCGGGATGAGGAAACTGCAAGGATCGCAATCCAAGCTTCCTTAACAGGTCACTTAGTATTCTCTACTTTGCACACGAATGATGCCGCGTCTGCCGCAACAAGACTCGTGGATATGGGAATTGAACCTTATCTTATTACTTCTACAGTATTGGGATTTATGGCCCAACGACTTGTAAGAACTATATGCAAAGAATGTAAAACTTCTTATAAGCCTACACCTCAGGAATTGGAATCTATCGGAATTGCCAAAAAGGATCTAAAAGGCGGAGTTTTGTACAAGGGAAAAGGTTGTTCTCATTGTATGAACACTGGGTTTAAAGGAAGAACAGGGGTTTACGAACTTCTGATCATAGACAGTAAGATCAAAAATGCAATCCTAGCCGGATCTGATACGAATAAGATCAATGATGTTGCCTTAGAAAGTGGATTCGCAACCATGAGAGATTATGGGATCCGAAAAGTATTGGATGGAATCACAACCCCGGATGAAGTCCTAAGGGTTACTTAA